The following coding sequences lie in one Flagellimonas eckloniae genomic window:
- a CDS encoding IMPACT family protein, whose protein sequence is MEEKDSYRTIEEPTPGILYKDKKSKFFGYAFPISSENEVKPIIESLRKEYHTANHVCYAWQLGVTPTTYRANDDGEPNNSAGMPIYGQIQSFDVTNILIAVVRIFGGTKLGVGGLIQAYRTAAKMALENSSITKKRIESYFQLDFDYPEMDKVMRAIKQKNITITSQKMELKCSISISVRKSEAPQTQRFFEEMQRVTIQKEN, encoded by the coding sequence ATGGAGGAAAAAGATTCATATAGAACCATTGAAGAACCCACTCCGGGAATACTTTATAAGGATAAGAAAAGTAAGTTTTTCGGATACGCATTTCCTATTTCCTCAGAAAACGAAGTTAAGCCCATAATTGAATCTTTGCGAAAGGAATATCATACCGCCAATCATGTATGTTATGCCTGGCAACTTGGCGTAACTCCTACCACATATAGGGCCAATGATGATGGAGAACCAAACAACTCGGCGGGAATGCCTATCTATGGTCAAATTCAATCTTTTGATGTGACAAATATTTTAATTGCAGTTGTTCGGATTTTTGGCGGCACCAAACTTGGTGTTGGAGGACTTATTCAAGCCTATCGTACCGCAGCTAAAATGGCTTTGGAAAATTCTTCCATTACCAAGAAAAGAATAGAATCCTATTTTCAGTTGGATTTCGATTATCCCGAAATGGACAAAGTGATGCGTGCAATCAAACAAAAGAATATTACCATTACTTCCCAAAAGATGGAATTGAAATGTTCTATTTCTATTTCAGTTAGAAAAAGTGAAGCGCCCCAAACACAACGGTTTTTTGAAGAGATGCAACGGGTAACTATTCAAAAGGAAAATTAA
- the dnaA gene encoding chromosomal replication initiator protein DnaA yields MSVTANSVWKNCLAFIQDNIQPQAFKTWFEPIKPVKLTDKALSIQVPSKFFYEWLEEHYVKLLKVALTKELGNSAKLIYIIKMENKYGNKEPFTEQIPSSNRTAVGPQELDVPITSKSPELKNPFVIPGIRNIKIESQLNPSYNFENFLEGDSNRLARSAGMAVANKPGGTSFNPLLVFGGVGLGKTHLAHAIGVEIKDKYPEKTVLYISAEKFTQQYIESVKKNTRNDFIHFYQLIDVLIIDDVQFLSGKSGTQDVFFHIFNHLHQNGKQVILTSDKAPVDMQDIEQRLLSRFKWGLSAELQNPDFETRISILKNKLYRDGVEMPDDIIDHVAKNIKTNIRELEGAIISLIAQSSFNKREVTLELAQQVVEKFVKNTKREVSIDYIQKVVSDYFEMDVATLQSKTRKRHIVQARQLAMFFAKKFTKASLASIGSQIGKRDHATVLHACKTVDNLAETDKQFRKYIEDLSKKFS; encoded by the coding sequence ATGAGTGTTACTGCAAATTCCGTGTGGAAAAACTGTTTGGCTTTTATCCAGGATAATATCCAACCGCAGGCATTCAAAACTTGGTTTGAACCAATAAAACCGGTCAAGTTAACAGATAAGGCTTTAAGCATTCAAGTACCCAGTAAATTTTTCTACGAGTGGTTGGAAGAGCATTACGTAAAACTTTTAAAAGTTGCCCTAACCAAAGAATTGGGAAATAGCGCAAAACTTATCTACATCATTAAAATGGAAAATAAGTATGGTAACAAGGAACCGTTCACTGAACAGATTCCAAGTTCCAATAGAACCGCAGTTGGTCCACAGGAATTGGATGTACCCATTACCTCTAAAAGTCCTGAGCTAAAAAATCCTTTTGTAATACCCGGTATTCGGAATATAAAAATAGAATCACAGTTAAATCCTAGCTACAATTTCGAAAATTTCTTGGAAGGTGATTCCAACAGACTTGCAAGGTCTGCAGGTATGGCGGTGGCCAATAAGCCAGGTGGCACATCGTTTAATCCCTTGCTTGTTTTTGGTGGTGTAGGTTTGGGAAAAACACATTTAGCACATGCAATAGGAGTTGAAATCAAAGACAAGTACCCGGAAAAAACGGTGCTTTATATTTCAGCGGAAAAATTCACCCAACAATATATAGAGTCGGTAAAGAAGAATACCCGCAATGATTTTATCCATTTTTATCAGTTGATAGATGTTCTAATCATTGATGATGTCCAGTTTTTATCCGGTAAGTCTGGTACGCAGGACGTGTTCTTTCATATATTCAACCATTTGCACCAAAATGGCAAACAGGTCATATTAACATCGGACAAAGCTCCGGTTGATATGCAAGATATAGAGCAACGACTGCTTTCCCGTTTTAAGTGGGGACTTTCAGCTGAGTTGCAAAATCCAGATTTTGAAACCCGTATTTCGATACTCAAGAACAAGTTGTATCGAGATGGTGTTGAAATGCCAGACGATATTATTGATCATGTTGCCAAGAACATAAAAACCAATATTAGGGAATTGGAAGGCGCTATAATCTCTTTGATAGCCCAATCCTCTTTCAACAAACGTGAAGTTACTTTGGAATTGGCACAACAGGTAGTAGAGAAGTTTGTGAAAAATACCAAACGGGAAGTTTCTATCGATTATATTCAAAAAGTGGTCTCTGATTACTTTGAAATGGATGTAGCCACCTTGCAATCAAAAACCAGAAAAAGACATATTGTCCAAGCTAGGCAATTGGCCATGTTCTTTGCAAAAAAGTTCACCAAAGCTTCGCTGGCCAGTATTGGTTCCCAAATAGGGAAACGTGATCATGCCACAGTGCTTCACGCATGTAAAACGGTAGATAATCTTGCCGAAACGGATAAGCAATTCAGAAAATACATTGAAGATCTGAGTAAAAAATTCTCCTAA
- a CDS encoding GNAT family N-acetyltransferase — protein sequence MGEAIIREITPNDNLVVAKVIRKVLLEMGVPKVGTAYADKALDNMYEAYNIPKATYFVIEDEGQIVGCSGIAQLDNYEGNVCELQKMYLLAQARGRGLGAKMIKVCLEKAKSYGFEQCYLETMPYMKAAQKLYKKNGFEYIDAPMGNTGHYSCPVWMLKTF from the coding sequence ATGGGTGAAGCCATAATTAGGGAAATCACTCCGAACGACAACCTAGTTGTAGCAAAAGTGATTCGAAAAGTTTTACTGGAAATGGGTGTTCCCAAAGTAGGCACTGCTTATGCGGATAAGGCCTTGGATAATATGTATGAAGCCTATAATATTCCCAAAGCCACTTATTTTGTTATTGAAGATGAGGGACAAATTGTTGGTTGTTCCGGGATTGCACAATTGGATAATTATGAAGGCAATGTGTGTGAATTGCAAAAAATGTATTTGTTAGCGCAGGCCAGAGGTAGGGGATTGGGAGCTAAAATGATAAAGGTGTGTTTGGAGAAAGCTAAATCCTACGGTTTTGAACAATGCTACCTGGAAACAATGCCTTATATGAAAGCAGCCCAAAAGCTTTACAAAAAGAATGGTTTTGAATATATAGACGCTCCAATGGGAAACACAGGTCATTATTCTTGTCCGGTTTGGATGCTTAAAACATTCTAG
- a CDS encoding acyl-CoA thioesterase encodes MRLNSFSFRVRYGETDQMGVVYHGNYAQYLELGRIEWLRALGVSYRKMEENGIMLPVISLQIDYKKSALYDDLITVETCIKKQPMVKIEFDYKIYNEAKELLATANTVLAFMDKQTNRPIKCPEYILDKLEF; translated from the coding sequence ATGCGATTAAATTCATTTTCTTTTAGGGTCAGGTATGGAGAAACCGACCAAATGGGCGTGGTTTACCATGGAAACTATGCGCAATACTTGGAATTGGGCAGAATAGAATGGTTACGGGCCTTGGGAGTCAGTTATAGGAAGATGGAAGAAAATGGAATCATGTTGCCAGTAATTTCCTTACAGATAGATTACAAAAAATCAGCGCTTTATGACGATTTGATTACGGTTGAAACCTGTATTAAAAAACAACCCATGGTGAAGATTGAATTTGACTATAAAATTTATAACGAAGCCAAGGAGTTATTGGCAACAGCAAATACGGTACTTGCCTTTATGGACAAACAAACAAACCGACCTATTAAATGTCCGGAGTATATTCTGGATAAATTGGAGTTTTAA
- a CDS encoding HAD family hydrolase, with amino-acid sequence MIKNIILDFGDIFIDLDKSATPKALQKLGLETLTPALEALFNDYEKGLLSSSKFLSELSNYIPGANEQDLMVAWNCILLDFPDRRLEFIESLARENQYRLLLLSNTNDIHIGYVKQKMGMEKFNRFKNSFDVFYLSYEMGMRKPDSEIFEFVLKENGLTASETLFVDDTKENTDSAAKIGIKVWNLQVGEEDISQLKSHL; translated from the coding sequence ATGATTAAAAACATTATTTTGGACTTTGGAGATATTTTTATCGACTTGGATAAATCGGCCACTCCAAAGGCTTTGCAAAAACTTGGCCTTGAAACACTTACGCCAGCATTGGAGGCTTTATTCAATGACTATGAAAAAGGCCTATTGAGCTCCTCCAAATTTCTTAGTGAACTGTCCAATTATATTCCAGGGGCAAATGAACAGGATTTGATGGTAGCATGGAATTGTATTTTACTGGATTTTCCGGATAGACGATTGGAATTCATTGAATCTTTGGCAAGAGAAAACCAATATCGACTGCTACTTTTAAGTAATACCAATGACATTCATATAGGATATGTGAAACAGAAAATGGGGATGGAAAAGTTTAATCGGTTTAAAAATTCATTCGATGTGTTTTATCTGTCCTATGAAATGGGGATGCGAAAACCAGATTCTGAAATCTTTGAGTTTGTTTTAAAAGAGAATGGTTTGACGGCCTCTGAAACTTTATTTGTGGATGATACCAAAGAAAACACCGATTCGGCCGCCAAGATTGGAATCAAGGTGTGGAATCTTCAGGTTGGAGAAGAAGATATTTCTCAATTAAAGTCGCATTTATAA
- the ribD gene encoding bifunctional diaminohydroxyphosphoribosylaminopyrimidine deaminase/5-amino-6-(5-phosphoribosylamino)uracil reductase RibD yields the protein MNIHEKYMLRCIELGKKGLGITAPNPMVGCVIVHDHKIIGEGFTSPYGGSHAEVNAINSVKNTELLKEATLYVTLEPCSHFGKTPPCANLIAEHKISEVFISIQDPHDKVAGKGIEKLRASGCKVTIGVLEKECRLHHKRFLSFQEKKRPYIILKWAETKDGFIAPETKMREKTPEPVWITNKHSKQLVHKWRSEEQAIFVGTNTVLEDNPKLTVRNWEGKHPIRIILDKDLKVPVDFHVLDSSVKTIVLTQINDSSKHFQDVDYEFIDFSLPIAQQICSVLYKHSITSLLIEGGTKTLQTFIDVGLWDEARIFEGAITFENGVSAPEISGKLLESKQILTDTLSIYLND from the coding sequence GTGAATATACACGAAAAATATATGCTACGGTGCATTGAACTGGGCAAAAAAGGACTTGGAATTACGGCTCCAAATCCAATGGTGGGATGTGTAATTGTTCATGATCATAAAATTATTGGTGAAGGGTTTACAAGCCCATACGGTGGCTCCCACGCCGAGGTAAACGCCATCAATTCAGTGAAGAATACGGAACTGCTAAAAGAGGCCACTCTTTATGTTACTTTAGAACCTTGTTCCCATTTTGGAAAGACACCGCCTTGTGCAAATCTTATTGCGGAACATAAGATTTCTGAGGTCTTTATTAGCATACAAGACCCTCATGATAAAGTTGCTGGAAAAGGAATTGAAAAGTTAAGAGCGTCTGGTTGTAAGGTGACCATTGGAGTTCTTGAAAAAGAATGTCGCCTTCATCATAAGCGATTTTTAAGCTTCCAAGAAAAAAAACGCCCCTATATCATATTAAAATGGGCAGAAACAAAAGATGGTTTTATTGCTCCGGAAACCAAAATGCGAGAAAAGACTCCAGAACCTGTTTGGATAACAAATAAACACTCCAAGCAATTGGTTCATAAATGGCGTAGTGAGGAACAGGCAATTTTTGTGGGCACCAATACCGTGTTAGAAGATAATCCAAAGTTGACGGTTAGAAATTGGGAAGGAAAACATCCCATCAGGATTATTTTAGATAAAGATTTGAAGGTTCCGGTGGATTTTCATGTCTTGGATAGCAGTGTAAAAACAATTGTGCTTACCCAAATTAATGATTCATCAAAGCATTTTCAAGACGTTGATTATGAATTTATTGATTTCTCCTTACCTATAGCCCAACAAATTTGTTCGGTACTTTACAAACATTCCATAACCAGCTTGTTGATTGAAGGTGGGACAAAAACGCTTCAAACTTTTATTGATGTTGGTTTATGGGATGAAGCAAGAATATTTGAAGGGGCGATTACATTTGAAAATGGGGTTTCTGCACCGGAAATTTCAGGAAAGTTACTTGAATCAAAACAAATTTTAACGGATACCTTATCTATTTATTTAAATGATTAA
- a CDS encoding DMT family transporter, which yields MLNLVLSVLCSSLIFVIFKLFDVYKVQTLYAIITNYVVACTVGLILYEKEIDFNKIIHESWFLGTLALGIFFILVFNLMAKASQVAGVSVASVATKMSLVMPVIFGVIFYKEVLSLYQIIGILLALAAVYFASMKEKSIAFSKKTLLLPALVFLGSGIIDISVSYFQENHLAQHEVAIFSAIVFGFAALTGLIFIGVKSVKKPLRVNIKNIVGGIVLGVPNYFSIFFLIRALQNEELDSAAIFTLNNVAIVMLSTLLGIAIFKEKLSLKNWGGIALAIVSIMLVALF from the coding sequence ATGTTGAACCTTGTTCTCAGTGTTCTTTGCTCCAGCCTAATTTTTGTCATCTTTAAATTATTTGACGTCTATAAGGTACAGACTCTTTATGCCATCATCACCAATTATGTGGTTGCCTGTACGGTAGGGTTGATTCTTTATGAAAAGGAAATAGATTTTAACAAAATTATACACGAATCTTGGTTTTTGGGAACATTGGCATTAGGTATATTTTTTATCCTTGTCTTTAATCTTATGGCAAAAGCTTCTCAGGTTGCTGGGGTTTCCGTAGCATCCGTAGCCACAAAAATGTCATTGGTTATGCCGGTTATTTTTGGTGTGATTTTTTACAAAGAGGTATTATCACTATATCAGATCATTGGAATCTTATTGGCTTTGGCCGCCGTTTATTTTGCTTCCATGAAAGAAAAATCGATAGCGTTTTCAAAAAAGACCTTGCTACTTCCCGCACTGGTTTTTTTAGGTTCCGGGATTATAGATATTAGTGTAAGCTATTTTCAAGAAAATCATTTGGCCCAGCATGAAGTTGCAATTTTCTCTGCTATAGTTTTTGGCTTTGCCGCTTTAACTGGTTTGATTTTTATTGGTGTGAAATCCGTTAAAAAGCCTTTAAGAGTGAATATTAAAAATATTGTTGGTGGTATTGTTTTGGGAGTTCCCAACTACTTTTCCATATTCTTTTTGATACGGGCACTTCAAAATGAGGAGCTCGACAGCGCAGCTATCTTCACATTGAACAATGTTGCTATCGTAATGCTTTCCACACTTCTGGGAATTGCCATTTTCAAGGAAAAACTCAGCTTAAAAAATTGGGGTGGGATAGCTTTGGCCATTGTTAGTATCATGTTGGTTGCTTTATTCTGA